A single Pseudomonas brassicacearum DNA region contains:
- a CDS encoding histidine kinase: protein MSALLRINLWVCTFFALVTLACAVLLLHQAMADVKRELQSAESVVHYLRETAERDPASLQPRLTGSLRHVRVRWLAPGELFPADEDGMKAWLGRRLLDDGPAAQVVDLPDGRRAWIAVDPRDEIDEIFDSLVQLLYVCALALSLSLLVIRWAVRRGMRLLDELLHALRQVSAGNLQVRLGTEGVPEAQHLAGHFNRMTAALAEAQADNARLTQALLAVQEQERTRLAQTLHDDLGQYVAGIRARACLLRLVMDQPPALEQTVSQLEEHCEHLQRGFRSLVHDLYPVVLQHLPLCEAIGLLAGQWQANQGIACQLRIDEALPPLSGADKTHLYRLLQEALTNVARHAGATEVRIRLQHRAGRLRLLVRDNGCGATQPPRAGVGLHSMCERARSLGGELRIISQPGAGWALALNIALEA from the coding sequence ATGTCCGCCCTCTTGCGCATCAACCTCTGGGTTTGCACCTTTTTCGCGCTGGTCACCCTGGCTTGCGCGGTCCTGCTGTTGCACCAGGCCATGGCCGATGTGAAGCGAGAGCTGCAATCGGCCGAGTCGGTGGTGCATTACCTGCGCGAAACCGCCGAGCGCGATCCGGCCAGTCTCCAGCCGCGGTTGACCGGCAGCCTGCGTCATGTACGGGTCCGTTGGCTGGCCCCTGGGGAACTGTTCCCGGCGGATGAAGACGGGATGAAGGCCTGGCTCGGCCGTCGTCTATTGGACGACGGCCCGGCGGCCCAGGTGGTGGACTTGCCTGACGGTCGGCGGGCCTGGATTGCCGTCGATCCGCGCGATGAAATCGACGAGATTTTCGATTCCTTGGTGCAACTGTTGTACGTCTGCGCCCTGGCGCTGTCGCTCAGCCTGTTGGTCATTCGCTGGGCGGTACGCCGGGGCATGCGTCTGCTCGATGAGTTGTTGCACGCATTGCGTCAGGTGTCTGCCGGGAACCTGCAGGTGCGCCTGGGCACGGAAGGTGTCCCGGAGGCGCAGCATCTGGCGGGGCATTTCAACCGCATGACCGCCGCCCTCGCCGAGGCCCAGGCCGATAACGCCCGGCTTACCCAGGCCTTGCTGGCCGTGCAGGAACAGGAGCGCACCCGGTTGGCCCAGACCCTGCACGACGACCTGGGCCAATACGTGGCTGGCATTCGTGCCCGCGCCTGCCTGCTGCGGCTGGTGATGGACCAGCCACCGGCGCTGGAGCAGACCGTCAGCCAACTCGAGGAGCATTGCGAGCATTTGCAACGGGGGTTCCGGTCGCTGGTGCATGACTTGTACCCGGTGGTGTTGCAGCACCTGCCGCTGTGCGAGGCCATCGGGCTGTTGGCCGGGCAATGGCAGGCCAACCAGGGCATCGCCTGTCAGTTGCGGATCGACGAAGCGCTGCCGCCCTTGTCCGGGGCGGACAAGACCCACCTGTATCGCTTGTTGCAGGAAGCGCTGACCAACGTGGCCCGGCATGCCGGCGCCACAGAGGTGCGGATTCGCCTGCAACACCGCGCCGGGCGCCTGCGGTTGCTGGTGCGCGACAACGGTTGCGGAGCGACGCAACCCCCGCGTGCCGGTGTTGGCTTGCACTCGATGTGCGAGCGGGCGCGCAGCCTCGGTGGTGAGCTGCGCATCATCAGCCAGCCTGGCGCCGGTTGGGCGCTGGCCTTGAATATTGCCCTGGAGGCGTGA
- a CDS encoding ABC transporter substrate-binding protein gives MRRLVSYALVSLLAAATAHAGDATPLQVRIGYLGYRPDPGPLLSNVIAEPTDAGLRGAELAIVDSNSTGRFLKHDYRLESASVDNPEALLQAARAQHDQGLRLFVVNAPSASLRQLSAALPDSLLFNAGSPDDSLRTTDCLGNVLHSLPDRAMLADALVQFSVVRKWQRALLIVGQTPEDQAYAAALRRAMKRFGMKIVAEKAWQFDNDQRRSAQADMPLFTQTAEYDVVLVADERGDFGEYLPYQTWYPRPVAGTQGLTPTGWHKTVETYGAAQLQKRFEALAGRWMNDRDFAAWIAVRSIASAVSKLRQDDPLAIRQLALSDQLPLDGFKGRKLSYRSWNGQLRQPIPLVQPRALVSTSPQDGFLHPSNEMDSLGYDQPEVSCRYP, from the coding sequence ATGCGCCGGCTCGTCAGTTACGCCTTGGTTTCTCTGCTGGCAGCGGCAACCGCTCACGCGGGCGATGCCACGCCGCTGCAAGTGCGCATCGGCTACCTGGGTTATCGCCCCGACCCAGGCCCGTTGCTGTCCAACGTCATTGCCGAACCGACCGATGCCGGGTTGCGTGGTGCTGAACTGGCGATCGTCGACAGCAACAGCACCGGGCGTTTTCTCAAGCACGACTACCGCCTGGAAAGCGCCAGCGTCGACAATCCCGAAGCGCTGCTCCAAGCCGCCCGAGCCCAACACGACCAGGGCCTGCGGCTGTTCGTGGTCAACGCGCCGTCCGCAAGCCTGCGCCAGCTCAGCGCCGCCCTGCCCGACAGCCTGCTGTTCAACGCCGGCAGCCCCGACGACAGCCTGCGCACCACCGACTGCCTGGGCAACGTGCTGCACAGCCTGCCCGACCGCGCCATGCTCGCCGACGCCCTGGTGCAGTTCAGCGTCGTGCGCAAATGGCAGCGGGCCTTGCTGATTGTCGGCCAGACGCCCGAGGACCAGGCCTATGCCGCCGCATTGCGTCGAGCCATGAAACGCTTCGGCATGAAGATCGTCGCCGAGAAGGCCTGGCAGTTCGACAACGACCAGCGCCGTAGCGCCCAGGCCGACATGCCGCTGTTCACCCAGACTGCCGAGTACGACGTGGTGCTGGTGGCCGATGAGCGCGGCGACTTCGGCGAATACCTGCCCTACCAGACCTGGTACCCCCGCCCGGTGGCCGGCACCCAAGGGCTGACGCCCACCGGTTGGCACAAGACCGTGGAAACCTACGGCGCGGCACAGTTGCAAAAACGCTTCGAAGCCCTGGCCGGACGCTGGATGAACGACCGTGATTTCGCCGCTTGGATCGCCGTGCGCAGCATCGCCAGCGCCGTGAGCAAGTTGCGTCAGGACGACCCACTCGCCATCCGCCAACTGGCCCTCAGCGACCAGTTGCCCCTGGACGGTTTCAAGGGTCGCAAGCTCAGCTACCGGTCCTGGAACGGCCAGTTGCGCCAACCGATTCCCCTGGTCCAACCCCGGGCATTGGTCAGCACCTCGCCCCAGGACGGTTTTCTGCACCCCTCCAATGAAATGGACAGCCTGGGTTACGACCAGCCCGAAGTGAGCTGCCGTTACCCCTGA
- a CDS encoding YVTN family beta-propeller repeat protein, which produces MRRSLIYPARLCPTWLCKALALGAALLAAGPCAAASIAWVSNEKDNSLSLIDMQSLEVIDTLPVGQRPRGLLLSHDNRLLYICASDSDRVQVMDVATRKIIKELPSGKDPEQFALHPNDRWLYVSNEDDALVTVIDTQTSEVLGQIGVGVEPEGMAVSPDGKWAVNTSETTNMLHWIDTSTQTLADNTLVDQRPRFVEFNRDGTQLWASAEIGGTLTILDVATRQVLKTLTFQIKGVHPDKVQPVGVKLSADGKLAFVALGPANHVAVIDAKTFEVLDYLLVGRRVWQLAFTPDQKQLLATNGVSGDVSVIDVESRKVLKSVKVGRYPWGVVVTP; this is translated from the coding sequence ATGCGCCGCTCCCTGATTTACCCGGCCCGGCTCTGCCCGACCTGGCTATGCAAAGCCCTCGCCCTGGGCGCAGCGTTGCTTGCCGCCGGCCCCTGCGCCGCCGCCAGCATCGCCTGGGTCTCCAACGAGAAAGACAACAGCCTGAGCCTGATCGACATGCAGAGCCTGGAAGTCATCGACACCCTGCCGGTGGGCCAGCGCCCCCGGGGCCTGCTGCTGTCCCACGACAATCGCCTGCTGTACATCTGCGCCAGCGACTCGGACCGGGTCCAGGTGATGGACGTCGCCACCCGCAAGATCATCAAGGAACTGCCCTCCGGCAAGGACCCGGAGCAGTTCGCCCTGCACCCCAACGACCGCTGGCTGTATGTCTCCAACGAAGACGATGCCCTGGTCACCGTGATCGACACCCAGACCTCCGAAGTGCTCGGCCAGATCGGCGTGGGTGTCGAGCCCGAAGGCATGGCCGTCAGCCCTGACGGCAAGTGGGCGGTCAACACCAGTGAAACCACGAACATGCTGCACTGGATCGACACCAGCACCCAGACCCTGGCCGATAACACCCTGGTGGACCAGCGGCCACGTTTCGTCGAATTCAATCGCGACGGTACGCAGCTCTGGGCCTCGGCGGAGATCGGCGGGACGTTGACCATCCTCGACGTTGCCACGCGCCAGGTGCTCAAGACGCTGACGTTCCAGATCAAGGGCGTGCACCCGGACAAGGTCCAGCCGGTGGGCGTCAAGCTCAGTGCCGACGGCAAGCTGGCGTTCGTCGCCCTGGGCCCAGCCAACCATGTGGCGGTGATCGACGCCAAGACCTTCGAAGTGCTGGATTACCTGCTGGTCGGTCGGCGCGTCTGGCAACTGGCATTTACCCCGGACCAGAAGCAACTGCTGGCGACCAATGGCGTGAGCGGCGATGTCTCGGTGATCGACGTGGAGAGCCGCAAAGTCCTGAAGTCAGTGAAAGTCGGGCGTTACCCTTGGGGCGTGGTGGTCACGCCATGA
- a CDS encoding ABC transporter ATP-binding protein gives MNALEVSDLSFAYGAREALKQMNFCLPAGHFAALLGPNGAGKSTLIALLTRLYELQRGDIRVAGHSLQKSPRPALRQLGVVFQQSTLDLDLSIEQNLRYHLALHGFSRRQGSARIDAELSRQQLTERRHERVRDLNGGHRRRVEIARALLHEPRLLLLDEPSVGLDPASRLALGLHIRQLCSEQGISVLWTTHLLDEVQPSDDLLIVHQGRLVASGQADAVSLEHGGTLGSAFTRLTASGVRP, from the coding sequence ATGAACGCCCTGGAGGTCAGCGACCTGAGCTTTGCCTATGGCGCGCGCGAAGCCCTCAAGCAGATGAATTTCTGCCTGCCCGCCGGACACTTCGCCGCGCTGCTGGGGCCCAATGGCGCCGGCAAGTCGACGCTGATCGCCCTGCTCACGCGCCTGTACGAGCTGCAACGCGGCGACATCCGCGTCGCAGGTCATTCCCTGCAAAAATCTCCGCGTCCGGCCTTGCGCCAGTTGGGCGTGGTGTTCCAACAGAGCACCCTGGACCTGGACTTGAGCATTGAACAGAACCTGCGTTATCACCTGGCGCTGCACGGTTTTTCGCGGCGCCAGGGCAGTGCCCGTATCGACGCTGAACTGAGTCGCCAGCAACTGACCGAGCGCCGCCACGAGCGGGTACGCGACCTCAACGGTGGTCATCGGCGCCGGGTGGAAATCGCCCGCGCCCTGCTCCACGAACCGCGCCTGTTGCTGCTCGACGAACCCAGCGTCGGCCTTGATCCGGCCAGTCGCCTCGCCCTGGGCCTGCACATCCGGCAACTGTGCAGCGAGCAAGGCATCAGCGTGCTCTGGACCACTCACCTGCTGGACGAAGTGCAGCCCAGCGACGACCTGTTGATCGTGCACCAGGGCCGCCTGGTCGCCAGCGGGCAGGCCGACGCGGTGAGCCTGGAACACGGCGGCACCCTCGGTTCGGCCTTCACCCGCTTGACCGCCTCGGGAGTCCGGCCATGA
- a CDS encoding ABC transporter permease → MNAYWQCFSGIVTREWLRFVLQRTRLLSALVRPLLWLLVFAAGFRAALGIAIIAPYDTYIPYEVYIVPGLACMILLFNGMQGSLSMVYDREMGSMRVLLTSPLPRAFLLASKLLATSLISLLQVYAFLAIAWLYGIQPPTMGLLLALPALLLVALMLSALGLLLSNAIRQLENFAGVMNFVIFPMFFLSSALYPLWKMQEASPWLYWLCAVSPFTHGVELVRFALYEQFNLLAMAVCAGLTLLFALLAVWTFNPQHAALRKAGS, encoded by the coding sequence ATGAATGCTTACTGGCAATGTTTCAGCGGCATCGTAACGCGCGAATGGCTGCGTTTCGTGCTGCAACGCACCCGGCTGCTCAGCGCCCTGGTACGGCCCCTGCTGTGGCTGCTGGTGTTCGCCGCCGGCTTTCGCGCGGCACTGGGCATCGCCATCATCGCGCCCTACGACACCTACATCCCCTATGAGGTGTACATCGTGCCCGGGCTGGCCTGCATGATCCTGTTGTTCAACGGCATGCAGGGCTCGCTGTCGATGGTCTACGACCGGGAAATGGGCAGCATGCGCGTGCTGCTCACCAGCCCCCTGCCGCGGGCTTTCCTGCTGGCGAGCAAGTTGTTGGCGACCTCGCTGATCTCGCTGTTGCAGGTCTATGCCTTTCTCGCCATCGCCTGGCTGTACGGCATCCAGCCACCGACCATGGGCCTGCTACTGGCCCTCCCGGCCCTGTTGCTTGTGGCCCTGATGCTCAGCGCCCTGGGCTTGCTGCTGTCCAATGCCATCCGGCAACTGGAGAACTTCGCCGGGGTGATGAATTTCGTGATATTCCCGATGTTCTTCCTGTCTTCAGCGCTGTACCCACTGTGGAAAATGCAGGAAGCCAGTCCTTGGCTGTACTGGCTTTGCGCGGTCAGCCCGTTTACCCATGGCGTGGAGTTGGTGCGTTTTGCGCTGTATGAGCAATTCAACCTGCTGGCGATGGCGGTGTGCGCGGGGTTGACCCTGCTGTTCGCACTGTTGGCGGTGTGGACTTTCAATCCGCAGCATGCGGCGTTGCGCAAGGCCGGCAGCTAA
- a CDS encoding PQQ-dependent catabolism-associated CXXCW motif protein — translation MPRLLAILLLGLVLNVAQADTALFSAQGYRIAQYRSPTPATVDGAQTLDTQALQRLLSQAQPPVLIDVYRRPWLQGRFIDNEPHANLPGSLWLANTGDGDLDPTWQDYFSQHLRTATGGRLDSPLVFYCRADCWLSWNAVKRAAAMGYNHVYWYRDGLDAWEAANLPLQAARPEPFP, via the coding sequence ATGCCCCGTTTGCTGGCGATCCTCCTGCTGGGCCTGGTGCTGAATGTCGCGCAGGCCGATACCGCGTTGTTTTCAGCGCAGGGCTATCGCATCGCCCAATACCGCAGCCCGACGCCCGCCACCGTCGACGGCGCCCAGACCCTCGACACCCAGGCCCTGCAACGCCTGCTCAGTCAAGCCCAGCCTCCGGTGCTGATCGACGTTTATCGTCGGCCGTGGCTCCAAGGGCGCTTCATCGACAACGAACCCCACGCCAACCTTCCCGGCAGCCTGTGGCTGGCCAATACCGGCGACGGCGACCTCGATCCGACCTGGCAGGACTACTTCAGCCAACACCTGCGCACGGCCACCGGCGGGCGGTTGGATTCGCCGTTGGTCTTTTATTGCCGCGCCGATTGCTGGCTGAGCTGGAACGCGGTAAAACGCGCCGCTGCCATGGGCTATAACCATGTGTACTGGTATCGCGATGGCCTCGATGCGTGGGAGGCGGCCAACCTGCCCCTGCAAGCCGCCCGGCCCGAACCCTTTCCCTGA
- a CDS encoding response regulator transcription factor — protein MYKILIADDHPLFREAIHNVISDGFPGSEVMETADLDSALALTAEHDDLDLILLDLNMPGMHGLNGLINLRNEAPTIPVVIVSAEQDKQVVLQAITYGAVGFITKSSPRSQMTDAIEQILNGNVYLPPDIIRTQKSPMGRRLNETPAFPPELLQALTRKQLLVLERMTKGESNKQIAYTLDIAETTVKAHVSAILRKLNVHNRVQAILSAGDIDFGAYLRR, from the coding sequence ATGTATAAAATCCTGATAGCCGACGATCACCCACTGTTTCGCGAAGCCATCCACAACGTCATCAGTGACGGTTTTCCGGGCAGCGAGGTCATGGAGACCGCCGACCTGGACAGTGCCCTGGCCTTGACTGCCGAGCACGACGACCTGGACCTGATCCTGCTGGACCTGAACATGCCCGGCATGCACGGGCTCAATGGCCTGATCAACCTGCGCAACGAGGCCCCGACCATCCCCGTGGTGATTGTCTCCGCCGAGCAGGACAAGCAAGTGGTGCTGCAGGCCATCACGTATGGTGCGGTGGGTTTCATCACCAAATCCTCGCCACGCTCGCAGATGACCGACGCCATCGAGCAGATCCTCAACGGCAACGTGTACCTGCCGCCCGACATCATTCGCACGCAAAAAAGCCCGATGGGCCGGCGCCTGAACGAAACCCCGGCGTTCCCGCCGGAACTGCTCCAGGCCCTGACCCGCAAGCAATTGCTGGTGCTCGAACGCATGACCAAGGGCGAATCGAACAAACAGATCGCCTACACCCTGGACATCGCCGAAACCACGGTCAAGGCCCACGTCTCGGCGATCCTGCGCAAGCTCAATGTGCACAACCGGGTGCAGGCGATCCTCAGTGCCGGGGATATTGATTTCGGGGCTTATTTGCGGCGTTGA
- the nahK gene encoding hybrid sensor histidine kinase/response regulator NahK/ErcS' encodes MACTSTRRSPELPLPDIASLAIAELQAQLAALQHENRKLRRINEALIERVESGVTRGNDPYAAFQHSVVLAEQVRERTDALNQAMEARLRAETAHRHLIDAIESISDAFVLFDEQQRIVLFNSRFKAFWANSRVRIIAGMRLSEVKRLMTANGLFSEEPRGQADEHVLYRLQNGRWLQVSERPTQEGGRVILFTDITDVKLSETVRREQAIAQKSHLLQRAVDNLSQGVAMVNAQGVLELWNRRFLELSGLAPVAAHRPFNEVIADSELQLLTPASRDSNGRLIHESEQRLSDGRVLEIRTHPLPTGGYVNTFTDITERYQHAEALSESERWIRLITDHVPALIAYLNADLVYEFTNKVYEQWYCWPRGVMLGQSLREAHSEQHYQRLEAYVARALAGESVTFEFAETNINNQERYMLRSYVPNRLANGEVVGIFVLIRDITERRRTAEALHQAYQNLEQRVQERTAELTTLNDQLLREIDERSRVELRLREAKREAEQANLSKTKFLAAVSHDLLQPLNAARLFTSALLERREPVANAQLVRNVSNSLQDVENLLGTLVDISKLDAGVIKADVAPFGLSELLDNLAAEYAQIARSEGLELHFVGCSVLVRSDMQLLARILRNLLSNAIRYTPSGRVVLGCRRHRQCVSIQVWDSGIGIADNRLEEIFQEFKRGDVQRPNQDRGLGLGLAIVEKIAGILGHRIQVRSWPGKGSMFSIDVPLSATAPKPLPCLDMSEPMLERLRGARVWVLDNDAAICAGMRTLLEGWGCQVVTALSEQDLARQVDNYHAEVDLLIADYHLDHDQNGVDAVARINARRASPIPAMMITANYSNELKQQIREQGHTLMHKPVRPMKLKIAMSHLLGQTQSH; translated from the coding sequence ATGGCATGCACATCAACCAGACGTTCACCGGAGTTGCCATTGCCCGACATCGCGTCCCTGGCCATCGCTGAGCTGCAGGCCCAGCTCGCTGCCCTGCAGCATGAGAATCGCAAGTTGCGGCGCATCAACGAGGCGCTGATCGAACGGGTGGAGTCCGGCGTAACCCGGGGCAACGACCCGTATGCGGCGTTCCAGCACTCGGTGGTGCTGGCCGAGCAGGTACGCGAGCGCACCGACGCGCTGAACCAGGCCATGGAGGCGCGGCTGCGGGCAGAAACGGCCCACCGGCACCTGATCGATGCCATCGAAAGCATCTCCGATGCGTTTGTGCTGTTCGACGAGCAGCAACGCATCGTCCTGTTCAACAGCCGCTTCAAGGCATTCTGGGCCAACAGCCGGGTGCGCATCATCGCCGGCATGCGCCTTTCCGAGGTCAAGCGCTTGATGACCGCCAACGGGCTGTTCAGCGAAGAACCCCGGGGCCAGGCCGACGAGCACGTGCTGTATCGCTTGCAGAACGGGCGTTGGCTGCAAGTCAGTGAGCGGCCGACCCAGGAGGGCGGGCGGGTCATCCTGTTTACCGACATCACCGACGTCAAGCTCAGCGAAACCGTGCGCCGCGAGCAAGCCATCGCGCAGAAATCCCACCTGTTGCAGCGGGCGGTGGACAACCTGTCCCAGGGCGTGGCGATGGTCAACGCCCAGGGCGTGCTGGAGCTGTGGAACCGGCGCTTCCTCGAACTCAGCGGCCTGGCACCGGTAGCGGCCCACCGGCCGTTCAACGAAGTGATTGCCGACAGTGAGTTGCAACTGCTGACCCCGGCCAGTCGCGACAGCAACGGTCGGTTGATCCACGAATCCGAGCAACGCCTGTCCGATGGCCGGGTCCTGGAGATCCGCACGCATCCCTTGCCCACCGGTGGCTACGTCAACACCTTCACCGACATCACCGAACGCTACCAGCACGCCGAGGCGCTGAGCGAAAGCGAGCGTTGGATCCGCCTGATCACCGACCATGTGCCAGCGCTGATCGCCTACCTCAACGCCGACCTGGTCTACGAATTCACCAACAAGGTCTACGAGCAATGGTATTGCTGGCCCCGTGGCGTGATGCTCGGCCAGAGCCTGCGCGAAGCCCACAGCGAGCAGCATTACCAGCGCCTGGAAGCCTACGTGGCGCGGGCGCTGGCGGGTGAGAGCGTGACGTTCGAGTTCGCCGAGACCAACATCAACAACCAGGAGCGCTACATGCTGCGCTCCTATGTACCCAACCGCCTGGCCAACGGCGAAGTGGTGGGGATTTTCGTGCTGATCCGCGACATCACCGAACGCCGGCGCACCGCTGAAGCGCTGCACCAGGCCTACCAGAACCTGGAACAGCGGGTCCAGGAACGCACGGCCGAACTGACCACCCTCAACGACCAGTTGCTGCGCGAAATCGACGAGCGCAGCCGGGTGGAACTGCGCCTGCGGGAGGCCAAGCGCGAGGCCGAGCAGGCCAACCTGTCGAAGACCAAGTTTCTCGCGGCGGTCAGCCATGACCTGCTGCAACCGCTCAACGCCGCCCGGCTGTTCACCAGCGCCTTGCTCGAGCGCCGCGAGCCGGTCGCCAACGCGCAACTGGTGCGCAACGTCAGCAATTCGTTGCAGGACGTCGAGAACCTGTTGGGCACCCTGGTGGACATCTCCAAGCTGGACGCCGGGGTGATCAAGGCCGATGTCGCGCCGTTCGGCCTTAGTGAGCTGCTCGACAACCTGGCTGCCGAATACGCCCAGATCGCCCGCAGCGAAGGGCTGGAGTTGCATTTTGTCGGCTGTTCGGTGCTGGTGCGCAGCGACATGCAATTGCTGGCGCGGATCCTGCGCAATCTGCTGAGCAACGCCATTCGCTACACCCCCAGCGGTCGGGTGGTACTGGGTTGCCGGCGCCACCGTCAGTGCGTGTCGATCCAGGTCTGGGACAGCGGCATCGGCATTGCCGATAACCGCTTGGAGGAAATATTCCAGGAGTTCAAGCGCGGCGACGTGCAGCGCCCGAACCAGGACCGAGGCTTGGGCCTGGGCCTGGCGATTGTCGAGAAAATTGCAGGGATCCTCGGGCACCGGATTCAGGTGCGCTCCTGGCCGGGCAAGGGCTCGATGTTCTCTATCGACGTGCCGCTGAGTGCCACCGCACCCAAGCCGCTGCCGTGCCTGGACATGAGCGAGCCGATGCTCGAACGCCTGCGTGGGGCTCGGGTCTGGGTGTTGGATAACGACGCGGCGATCTGTGCCGGCATGCGGACTTTGCTGGAGGGTTGGGGTTGCCAGGTAGTGACCGCGTTGTCGGAACAGGACCTGGCCCGCCAGGTGGACAACTACCACGCCGAGGTCGATTTACTGATCGCCGATTATCACCTGGACCACGATCAGAACGGCGTCGATGCCGTGGCCCGGATCAACGCCCGCCGGGCCTCACCGATCCCGGCCATGATGATCACCGCCAACTACAGCAACGAACTCAAGCAGCAGATCCGCGAGCAGGGGCACACCCTGATGCACAAACCGGTGCGGCCGATGAAGCTCAAGATTGCGATGAGTCATCTGTTGGGCCAGACCCAGAGCCATTAA
- the nosP gene encoding nitric oxide-sensing protein NosP, translating into MQQAQSEGVVSAMSQATDVQQVAQALARQLLHPHLGFVLFFCSAEYDLPALGQALSRSFGGIRLVGCTSAGEITTQGYGRNCVTAVGFDHRHFSIAAELIGEMEHFSLIDAQQMVERLASGCRSNALAPIKGHSFALTLLDGLSSREEMVLAALSAALGDIPHFGGSAGDDNYLTHTHVYFEGQFHSGAAVVVLINTWLEFEVFTTHHILPRQEKLVVTGADSASRRVYELNAEPAAEEYARHIGVPVSALDYRVFAAHPLAVRINDQYYVRAIQQVHPDLSLSFYCAVENGIVLTAMTPGPLLQNLQTLFDGLQARLGDLLLTIGCDCFLRRLELEDRGGLEQIGQFLREQRVMGFNTYGEQFNGMHINQTFTGVAIARHRVPGHR; encoded by the coding sequence ATGCAGCAGGCCCAGAGCGAAGGTGTGGTGAGCGCCATGTCCCAGGCGACGGACGTCCAGCAGGTGGCCCAGGCGTTGGCGCGGCAGTTGCTGCACCCGCATCTGGGCTTCGTGCTGTTTTTCTGTTCCGCCGAATATGATTTGCCGGCCCTGGGCCAGGCGCTGTCCCGGAGTTTCGGCGGGATTCGCCTGGTGGGCTGTACCAGCGCCGGTGAAATCACCACCCAAGGCTATGGTCGCAACTGCGTGACGGCGGTGGGTTTCGATCACCGGCATTTTTCCATTGCCGCCGAGCTGATCGGTGAAATGGAGCACTTCAGCCTGATCGACGCCCAGCAAATGGTCGAGCGCCTGGCGAGTGGCTGTCGCAGTAACGCCTTGGCACCGATCAAGGGTCACAGTTTCGCCTTGACCCTGCTCGATGGCCTGTCCAGCCGCGAGGAAATGGTGCTGGCGGCCTTGAGCGCCGCGCTGGGGGACATCCCGCATTTCGGCGGCTCGGCCGGCGATGACAACTACCTGACCCACACCCACGTGTACTTCGAAGGCCAGTTCCACAGTGGCGCGGCGGTGGTGGTGCTGATCAATACCTGGCTGGAATTCGAAGTCTTCACCACCCATCACATCCTGCCCCGACAGGAAAAACTGGTGGTGACCGGCGCCGACAGCGCCTCGCGACGGGTCTACGAGCTCAACGCCGAACCGGCCGCCGAAGAATACGCCCGGCACATCGGCGTGCCGGTGAGCGCCCTCGACTACCGGGTCTTCGCCGCCCATCCCTTGGCGGTGCGCATCAATGACCAGTACTACGTGCGAGCCATCCAGCAGGTGCACCCGGACCTGAGCCTGAGTTTCTACTGTGCGGTGGAGAACGGCATCGTCCTCACTGCGATGACCCCCGGTCCTTTGCTGCAGAACCTGCAAACGCTGTTCGACGGTTTGCAGGCGCGCCTCGGCGACTTGCTGCTGACCATCGGCTGCGATTGCTTCCTCCGGCGCCTGGAGCTGGAAGACCGCGGCGGGCTGGAGCAGATCGGCCAGTTCTTGCGCGAACAACGGGTGATGGGGTTCAACACCTATGGAGAACAGTTCAATGGCATGCACATCAACCAGACGTTCACCGGAGTTGCCATTGCCCGACATCGCGTCCCTGGCCATCGCTGA
- a CDS encoding nitrous oxide reductase accessory protein NosL: protein MNKVYLKGGRLLAGVLMCLALAACGKAEPPAASEAALAFHPSDECHVCGMVITDFPGPKGAAVGAGGVKKFCSPAEMLGWWLQPENHRADVKLYVHDMGRSHWDTPDDAHLIDARTAYFVIGSGLKGAMGVVLASFSDPQAAQKLASDTGGRVLRLDDIDQKLLGQASAMSSMSH, encoded by the coding sequence ATGAACAAGGTGTACCTCAAGGGGGGCCGCCTCCTGGCCGGGGTGTTGATGTGCCTGGCGCTGGCGGCCTGCGGCAAGGCCGAGCCACCTGCGGCCAGCGAGGCGGCGCTGGCGTTTCATCCCAGTGACGAGTGCCATGTGTGCGGCATGGTCATCACTGACTTCCCCGGGCCCAAGGGCGCGGCGGTCGGGGCAGGGGGCGTGAAGAAATTCTGCTCGCCGGCGGAGATGCTGGGCTGGTGGTTGCAGCCGGAAAACCATCGGGCCGACGTCAAGCTGTATGTCCACGACATGGGCCGCAGCCATTGGGACACGCCGGATGACGCCCACCTGATCGACGCCCGCACCGCCTACTTCGTTATCGGCAGCGGGCTCAAAGGCGCCATGGGCGTGGTACTGGCCTCGTTCTCCGATCCCCAGGCGGCACAAAAACTCGCCAGCGATACCGGCGGCCGGGTGCTGCGCCTGGATGACATCGACCAGAAACTGCTGGGGCAGGCGAGCGCCATGTCGTCGATGAGTCACTGA